Below is a genomic region from Campylobacter geochelonis.
TCTCCTGTTTATATCCAAGCTGATAAAAATTTGGTATATAACGATGTTATGTTTGTTTTAAAAACACTCAAAAAAGCAGGATTTATAAAAGTCGCTCTTCAAACTGCTGGGTAAAATATGCAAACCAAAAAAGTTGGCGTAAATTTTCCAGAGCTTTCATCGCTTCTAGTAGCTATAATCATATATATTTTTGCTATATCAGCGTTACTTTATACGGCGACTAAAAGTGAGCTTGCATCTGTAAAATATACAAAAGATAAAGATGCCTATATGGATATTTATCTGCAAGATATAGATGACTCGCCAACACCAATCGCACCTCAAAAAGCAGATACTAAAGAGAAAAATATAGATAAAAAAGCAGAGAAACCAGATGAAGAAGAAAAACTTAAAACTACAAATAAAAAAGTAGAAGAAGCTCCTAAAAAAACAGAAAAAGCTAAAAGCGAAGATAAAGCAAAAGAGGAAAAAACCACGCTATCTCCACTTGCGCAAAAACAAGTTGATGAGAATAAAACATCTAAAAAAGAGCCAGAAAAAGTGGTAAAAAAAGAGGATAGTTTAAGTGATCTTTTTGCTAGCATTGATCAAGATGCTATTAAGAAAAACGAAGAAGCGGTTCAAAGCAGAAAAAAAAGCGACAAAGTAACGACTGGTGCGACTAAGAAAAACACAAGCACTCAAAATGCAACCACCAAAGGCGACGAGGCTCGAGGAAAGTCACAAAGAACAGGCGTTTATAATAAATTTATAGGCGAGGTTGATAGTACGCTAACAAACATATGGTCAACGTATCGTGCGCTACCAAACCAAGATGCTACAGTTGAGATAACTATAGATAAAAACGGAAAGCTAAGTTATACTATAACGCAGCTTTCTTTTAGTACTGAATTTAATCAAAAATTTAGAGATTTTCTATCTCGCGTCGAGCGCATACAGTTCCCTTCGCCACCAGATGGCAAGCCTTATATACACAGATACAAGATGAAAGATCTGATAAATAACTAGAAATTTAAAAATATATAATAGAATTAGAAAATAAAATTTAAAGGAGAAAGTGTGAAAAAAATTTTTTTAATTTTTTCATTTTGTTTAGCTCTTTTTGCAGATGATGCAACGACAACTATCGTAAATCAAGGCGTTTCTTTACCCAAGATAGTTGTCCAAGATGCATCAAATTTAAGTGATGTAAATTTGCAAAACCAGTTTTTTAAACTTATGGTTGGTGATTTAAAAGTTGGAGCAACTTTTGAAGTAGATAGTAGTTATTACCAAAGCTCATATGATGGAGATTACACTACAAATTTAGCTTCAACTCCAGCGCTGATTGTAAGATATGAAGTAAGTGGTTCTAAAAACTCATCTATGAGTCTTAAAACAAAGGTTTTAAATGCAACTAATGGAAGCGTTGTTTATGAGTCTAAATTTGATATGCAAGATGGAAACAAATTCCCATTTTTAGCTCATCGCGTGGTTGCTGAGATAGTTAAGAGTTTGGGTTATTCAGATGTTGATTGGATGAACAAGATGATACTTTTTTCAAGATACACATCTGCAAAAACAAGTGAAATTTTAATAGCCGATTATACTTTAACTTATCAAAAAAGCGTGGTTAATGGCGGCTTAAATATATTTCCAAAATGGGCAGGAGCCGCCCAAGAGGCATTTTACTACACAACTTATATAAATGGAAATATTCCAACTATTTATAAATATAATCTTTCAAATGGCGGAAAAAGTCAAATATTTACCGGTAGAGGCATGACTATAGCGTCTGATGTTAGCCTTGATGGCTCAAAACTGCTTATAACAGATGCGCCAGAAGAGCAAGCAGATATTTTTATATATGATATGAGAAGTAGAAGTAAAACAAAGGTAACAAACTATCCAGGAATCGATGTTAATGGAAATTTTGTTGATAATGACAGTAGGGTTGTTTTTGTAAGCGATAGACTTGGTTATCCAAATATTTTCGCGCAAGATATAGGTAGCGGAAATGTCGAACAGATGGTATTTCATGGTAAAAATAACAACTCGATTAGCACAAATGGAAGTTATATAGTCTATTCAAGTCGTGAAAGTAATGGAGAATTTAACATATATATGATATCAACTCAAACTGATTATATCAGACAGCTAACAGCTGGTGGTAAAAATATGTTCCCTAGATTTTCAAGCGATGGCGGAAGTATTATTTATATAAAAGATTCAGGTTATCAAAGTGCGGTTGGTATAATAAGAGTTAATGAAAACAGAAGTTTTCAATTTCCATTAAAAATCGGTAAAATTCAATCTTTGGATTGGTGAGCTTATAGTAATTTTTTTAAATTTGTGATATAATTCACAAAAATCTTAATAAAAGGTGGTAGTAGTATGAAACATATAGTTTTAACTTCAGTAGCAGTAGTTGCTCTTTTTGTAGCTGGTTGTAGCAAGAAAACTCCAGAGGTTGACATGAGTCAAACTCAAATGACAGATGCTGAGAAGCTTGCGCAACTTGCATCACAAATTCAAAACGATGTTCAAAATGTATATTTTGACTTCGATAAATACAATGTAAAAGCTGATCAAAAACCAGTTGTAAACAGCAATGCAGCACTTTTCAACCAAGCTGGCGCAGAGGCTTTAAATGTTAAAGTAGAAGGCAACTGCGATGAGTGGGGAACAGATGAGTATAACTATGCGCTTGGCTTAAAAAGAGCGAAAGCTGTAAAAGATGCTTTGGTTAGTGAAGGTATCAACGCTGATAGAGTTTCTGTAGTAAGCTATGGCGAGAGCAATCCGGTTTGTACAGATAAAACAAAATCTTGCGATGCTCAAAACAGACGTGATGAATTTAAAGTTTCTTTCTAATCTTATATGAAGAAAATTTTATTAATGGTGGCTCTTATAGGAGCCACTTCTTTCACTTTTGCTGAGGAAGTTTCTGTTTTTGAAGCGGGTAATATAGCTTCTGATAATCCATACGGACTTACAGAAAATGAACAAGTACTTCTTGCTAATAAAAAAAGAGTTGATAACATACAAGCTACTTTAAAAACCCACGAAGAAGATATAGTTGGTTTAAGAAGCGTTCTTGAGGGTTCAAATTCTCAAATTTCAAAACTTGAAAGCAGAGTGTCTGATTTAGAGATTAGAACTACTGGAAAAGTTAGTAAGTTAGCAGACAAATCGGCATCTACAGTAACAAGCGAAGATATTGCAGGATTAAAAAAAGATATACAAGAGTTAAAAGCACAAATTGCAGTGATTAATCAAAAGCTTGGAACACAAGGCGTAAAAAAAAATGAAAATTTAGTTCAAAAAAGCGATGAAAAGGTAGTTCAAGCCAAAAAAACTACTACTAAAACACAAGAAAAATCAAGCCAAACTCAAACAAAAAAACCAGCAAAAAAGGTCGTGGCTTTCGATGATATGAAAAAAGAAGATATTATACAAGATGCACAAGATCTTTTTAACAAAAAAGAGTTCTCAAAAGCAAAAGTAAATTATGATTATTTAGCTAGTAAAAATTATAAACCAGCTTTTACAAATTTTATGCTTGGAGAAATTTCGTATAATCAAAAGTCATATTCTAGCGCTATAACTAGCTATCAAAAAAGTATCAAACACAAAGATGATGCAACCTACATGCCAACGCTTCTTAGCCATACAGCAATCAGCTTAGAAAAAATAGGCGATAAAAGTAGTGCTGATAAATTCTACAGTGTGTTAAAGAGCAAATACCCAAATAGTGCAGAAGCAAAAGCTATAAAAAAATAAAATAGCTTGTTAACTTTTTTTATGTAAAATCAACAAAATTTAATTAAATAGGAGAAATATTATGGCTAATAACAGAGTAATAACTATGTTTTATGAGCTAAAAGATGCTAATAGTGGCGAACTTTTAGAGACAAATTGGGACAAAGAGCCTATATCATTTGTAACAGGACTTGGTCAAATTTTACAAAAACTTGAAGATGATGTTGTAAATTTAGAAAATAATGATGAAAAAACTATCAAAATTGAGGCAAAAGAAGGTATAGGCGAGTATAACAACGAAGCTGTTCAAAGCTTACCAAAAGAGCAATTTGCAGGTATTGAGCTAGTAGAAGGCATGGAGCTTTTTGGTCAAGGCGAAGATGGTTCAACTGCTAGAGTTATCGTTAAAGCAATCGGCGATGAAGAGGTTATGATAGATTTTAACCACCCATATGCTGGAAAAGATTTAGAGTTTAAAGTAAAGATAGTAGAAAACAGAGAAGCTGACGCTGATGAAGCAGCAAGTGGCGTAGTAGCAGGTGCGGCATCTTGTGCATGCGGAAATGGTGGCGGACATCACCATGGTGAAGAAGGCGGATGTTGTGGTGGGCATGGACACCATAGTGATGAAGATGAGTGTTGTGGTGGCGAGCATCATGGACAAAATGGTGGATGCTGCGGAAAACACAAGGCGTAATTTATGAAATACGCTTTTATTTTCCCTGGTCAAGGCTCACAAGCTGTTGGCATGGGCAAAGAGATATATGAAAATTTTGTTCAAGCAAGAGAAATTTTAGATAGAGCAAGCGATTTTTGCAGTATTGATTTTAAAAAATTGCTATTTGAGCCAAATGATAATTTGGCTATCTCTGAGTTTACTCAACCGGCAATAGTGCTAAATTCTTTCATGTGTTATTTAGCCCTTGAAGAGAGTATGGCTTTAAAAGCAGATTTAACTCTTGGGCACTCTTTGGGCGAATTTAGCGCTCTTGGAGTGAGCGGTGGGCTTGATTTGATTGATACTATAAAGCTAGTAAACAGTAGAGGTAAATTTATGCAAGCAGCTTGCGAAGGTAAAAATGCCTCTATGATGGTGATTTTAGGTCTTGAAGATAGCAAAGTTGAAGAAATTTGTCAAAATGCTAGAGAAAATGGCGCTCAAGTTTGGGCAGCAAACTACAACTGCGATGGACAAATCGTCGTCGCTGGAAACAAAGATGACTTAGCCAAATTAGAAAGCACATTTAAAGAAGCTGGCGCAAAAAGAGCTATGCTTTTAAACATGAGCGTAGCTAGTCACTGTCCGACACTAAAAGATGCGAGTGAAAATTTAGTAAAAGAGTTAGAGCCACTTATAAAAGATGAATTTGATCCCGTTGTATCAAACGTGATAGCTAGAGCATATACAAGCAAAGATGAAGCGTTACAACTTTTAAAAGCGCAACTTGTTAAGCCGGTTTTATATAAACAAAGCATAGAAAACATCGATTCTAGCGTTGATTGCTATGTTGAGTTTGGCGCTGGTGTTTTAAAAGGAATGAATAAAAAAATCACCTCTAAGCCAACTTATTCGATAACTGATATAAAAAGCCTTGAAGAGTTTATGAGCTTTGCTAAGGGTGAGTTTTGAAAGTGGCTATTTTAGGTGCTATGCCAGAAGAAATCGCACCACTTTTAGAACGAATTGAAACTAAAGAGATTGATTACGCTAATAATAAATTTTATCTAGCAAACTATAAAAACCACGAGCTTATCATCGCTTATTCAAAGATAGGCAAGGTAAACTCAACGATGAGCGCTACTATAATGCGTGAAAAATTTGGTGCTGAAGTTTTGCTTTTTACCGGCGTGGCTGGAGCTTTAAAAACTGGACTTAAAATCGGCGATGTGCTTTTTGCTACTAAAGTAGTGCAGCACGATCTTGATATCTCTGCTTTTGGGCACCCTTTTGGATTTGTTCCTGGAAGCCCTGTTTTTGTAGAAACTGATAAGAGGTTAAATAAAATCGCAGTTGATGTTGCAAACGAACTTGGTATAAATTTAACCAGCGGAATTATTGCAAGTGGAGATCAGTTTGTTTGTGATGAGAGTAGAAAAGAGTGGATTTTACGCACTTTTGATGCTGCTGCTGTAGAGATGGAAGGGGCAAGTGTTGGGCAAGTTTGCTTTGCGCTTGGTATGCCATTTTTTATAATGAGAGCAATCAGCGATGAAGCTGGCGAAAAAGCGGAGTTTGATTTTGATGAGTTTATGGTAAATTCGGCAAAAACAAGTGCAAATTTTGTTTTAAAGATGGTTGATAGGTTATGATTGAACTTAGCAAAAAGCTTTTGCGTGTAGTTGGACAGACTAACGCAAAATACAGTATGTTTGAAGCTGGAGATAAAATTTTGCTAGGATTAAGTGGCGGAAAAGATAGTATGGTTTTAGCTCATTTGCTAAAACATTTTTCGCGCGTTAGTCCGCTAGATTGGGAGTTTCAAACTGCAACTTTAAGCTATGGTATAGGTGAGGATTTTAGCGCAGTTTCAGCTCATCTTAAAGAGCATAAAATCCCTCATCATGTGATAAATAGTAGAATTTTTGAGTATGGTAAGGAAAAAATTCGCGAAAATACGACATTTTGCAGCTTTTGTAGTCGCATGAGAAGAGGTTATCTTTATAGTTATGCGATTGAAAATGGTTTTAACAAAATCGCTATCGCGCACCATTTTGACGATGCTGCGGAGAGTTTTTTTATGAATTTAACCTATAATGGTGCTTTAAGAACTCTTGCGCCAAAGTATACTGCCGAAAATGGGTTGGTTTTAATCCGCCCATTGATTTTAGCAAGAGAGCGCCAACTAAGGGATTGTGCTATAAAAAACGAATTGCCGATAATGAACGAAGAGGACTCTTGTCCAGCCAAACAATACGGCAACAAAGAGCCGCGCGCAAGAGCTGAAACAAAAGAGCTTTTGGCTAAATTTGAAAAAGAAAATCCGAAATTTTTCATAAGCTTAAAATCTGCTTTTGAAAACATACACACAGATACATTTTTTAACTGTTAGGACAAGCTAAATTTGTCCTAAATTTATGATAAACGAGGCGTTAGATGAACTCTTTTTTTATAACTGCGACAAATACAGATGTTGGCAAAACTTTTATAACTTGTGCTATTTTACAAGCTTTTTTAGATGCTAAATTTAATGCAAAAGCGATAAAGCCGGTTCAAACTGGTTGCGAAATTTGTGATGGAAAACTTAAAGCGCCAGATGTAAAAGAGTATGAAAGAATAAATCCTAAAAACGACTATGAGCCACTTTTTGCTCTTAAATTTCCAGCCTCTCCACACTTTAGTGCAAATTTAGAAAATGTAGAAATAAAAATGAGCGCGATTTTACGATATATAGAAAATCACGCAAAAAATGCCGATATAACGCTAGTTGAAGGCGCTGGTGGGCTTTTTGTTCCTTTAAACGAGAGTGAAAATTTCATCGATGTTATAAGCGCTAGTCAAATTCCAGCAATTTTAGTAGCTAAAAATGAGCTTGGATGTTTAAACCACATACTACTTAGCATTGAAGCTTTACAAAATCGTGGCGTTAAAATTCCGCTTTTAGTGCTAAATTTTCATGATGAAAATGATGAAATTTGTCTTTCAAATTTAGATTTTTTAAGAGCTAAATTTAAAGGCGAAATTGTTTGCGTACCAAATCAAAAAGATGCTAGTATAAAAACAGCGGCGGCTAAATTTAGCACTTTTGTCAAAACTCAAAGCAAGCTTTTAAAAGAGCAAATTTTTAAAAACGATAACCTTGAATTTGATAAAAAACATCTTTGGCACCCTTACACCTCGGCACTTCATCCACTTAAAACACATGAGGTTATATATGCAAAAGGTGCTAAAATTTACACAAAAAGTGGTGAGTTAATCGATGGTATGAGTTCGTGGTGGTGCGAAATTCATGGGTATAACAACGACGAGTTAAACGCGGCTGCAACGGCGCAAATTCATAAATTCTCACATGTTATGTTTGGTGGGCTAACGCATGAGATGGCTATCAATTTAGGCAAAAAACTGCTTGAAATCATGCCTGAATTTAATCAAATTTTTTATAGCGATAGCGGTTCAGTTAGCGTTGAAGTTGCCCTGAAAATGGCACTTCAATACCAACAAAACAAAAACAAAGAAAAAAATCAAATCCTAACAGTGCTTGGCGGATATCATGGCGATACGTTTGGGGCGATGAGTGTGTGTGACCCACAAAATGGCATGCACTTTTTGTTTAATGGTGTTTTAGCAAAGCAGATTTTTGCTCCTAAGCCAAAATGCGCGTTTAACAAGGATTTTGACCCGCATTCTCTTGATGAGATAAGCCAGATTTTCCAACAAAATCAAAACAAAATCGCAGCTTTAATCATAGAACCAATTGTTCAAGGGGCTGGTGGAATGTGGTTTTATCACCCTAAATATCTTCGTGGACTTAGGAAGTTGTGTGATAAGTTTGGTGCGCTTTTGATTTTTGATGAGATTGCGACTGGATTTGGAAGAACGGGCGAGATGTTTGCATATCAACACGCTGGAATTTCTCCTGATATTATAACCATAGGCAAGGCTCTAACTGGTGGATTTATGAGCTTTGCGGCGACTTTGACGACAAAAGAAGTAGCGCATGGTATAAGCCAAAATGGCGGAGTTTTCATGCATGGACCAACCTTTATGGCAAATCCTTTAGCATGTGCGGTAAGTCTTAAAAGCATAGAGATTTTAATGCGTTCAAATTGGCGTGAAAATGTAGCTAAAATAGAACAAATTTTAAAACAAGAGCTTGCAAAATGTGCTAAATTTAGCGTAGTTCGTGATGTTCGCGTTCTTGGAGCTATTGGCGTGGTGGAGCTAAAAGAAGATGTAAATGTGCAAAGCTTGCAAGAGTTTTTTGTCTTGCGTGGAGTTTGGATACGTCCATTTGGTAAAAATATATATCTTATGCCGCCATTTATCATCTCAAAAGATGAGCTTGTAAAGCTAACAGATGCGGTTTGCGTAGCGATTAAAGAGGATAAATTCAGAGGATAATTTTAAACCTTTATGCGGTTTTACTAGCTTTTTAGATGTTTTGAGTGTAAAAATATGTAGCAAATTTTAGTTATAAACAGATACTAAAACGTATAAATTTACTTTTTTACAGCCACAAGTTTGGCTATTTTGATTTTGTTGGACTAAGGCTGCTTTTTAACTAAAATCATTAAGCAAACTCGCACGTTAACTGTGCTTGAAATTATAAAAGAGTTATTGGTAAATACAAACTATTTTAGCAGTTATTCTGCGTGGTTTGGCGCAATTTTACTGGCTAAGCTTGCTTTAGTAAAAAGCAGTTTGTCAGCCAGCGTTTTTGTTATGATTTGTGATAATGAAATTAAATTTGTCGTTGTATGATACTTGTTTTATGGAGTTGGAGTTGGCGCTTGTGCAGTTATGACAAAAGTGCTTTAAGCTATCATTTTGTAGAAAATAAGGTGTGTGTTGGCAAGCATGGTTAAGTCTGTTTTTGCTATAATTTTTCATAACATATGCCATGTCTTTAAGTAGAAATTTGGAGTTTATCGCCATGCTTAATGATATAATGTTGGCATTTTAAACAATAGCGCATTTAAAGGGTAAAATTTGGACAAAGAAAGCTATATATTTAACAAATTTAAAAACTCGCTAAACGGCGATGATGGCGCAGTTGTTGGCAAGTGTGTTTATAGTAAGGATTTGTTTGTTGAGGGTGTGCATTTTAGGCGAGAGTGGATGAGTCTAACTCAAATCGCAACTAAAAGTATGCTAGTAAATATCTCTGATGCAATTGCTATGAATGCTGTTCCAAAATACGCGCTTTTGGGAGTTTCCTTGCCAAAAGATATAAGCGTTGGCGAGATTGATGAACTTACAAATGGGTTTTTAAAAATTGCGCGTGAGTATGGGGTGCAAATCATCGGTGGCGATACAATCAGCGATGAAAAAATCGTTATTAGTATAACAATCATCTCAAAAACAAAAAATCCGATTTATAGAAAAGGTGCTAGCAATGGGGATTTGCTAGCTTTTACTGGAAATTTGGGAGATGTAAAAAAAGAGTTTGAAATCCTTGAAAATGGTGGTAAGATTTCAAATGATTCTAAATTCTACATTCCAAATTTAAAAGACAAATTTTTTTACAAAGTGGCTAAATTCATCAATGCGGCGATGGATATAAGCGATGGTTTAAGTAAAGATTTAAGTCGTTTGCTTAAGGTAAATTCTTTAGGATTTAAGCCGCTTTTAAAGCTTAGCAAAGATGAGCTTTGTAGTGGCGAAGAGTATGAAATTCTTTTTGCTTTTAAGCCAAAATTTAAAGATAAAATTTTAAAAATCGCTTGCAAAACTAATACTAAAATAACCATTTTTGGGCAGTGCGTTGAACTAGATGAGAATACAAAATTTATAAATAAGTGCAAAGAGCACCATTTTTAGGCTAAATTTAAGTTTTTATATAATTTCACATTATTTTAAGTAAAATTATATAAAATTAGATTTATGAACTGGATATATTTGATAGTTGGCGGTCTTTTTGAGGCTGGGTTTTCGGCGAGTTTAGCTAAAGCTGGGCAAAGTGATGGGCTTAAGTTTTGGCTTTATATAGGTGCATTTTTACTAAGTGTTGGCTTGAGTATGTTTTTACTGTATAAAGCCATGAGTGGGGATAATGCCATAGCTGTTGGGACTGCTTATACTGTTTGGGCTGGAATCGGCGCGGCACTTAGCGTGGTTTGTGGGATAGTCTTTTTTGGCGATGCGGTATCGTTTTGGCGGATATTTTTCTTAACTACGCTGATTTTATCAATCATAGGTCTTAAAATTGTAAGTTAAAACCCATCAAGCAAGATATTATAAAGCCTATTTACAGTTTCATCACTTAAATTTAGGCTTTTTTTTGTTTTAAAAAACTCTTCAATCTCATCTTTATCAAAGCCATTTTGATTCATACAGTGCTCATGCGATGGTAAAAAACCTCTTGCAAGTGCTACTTTATCACCAATCTCATAATCGCACAAAAAACAAAAATCGCAATTATGAAGCCTTCCTTCAGCATCTAAAATCTTAGCGTAAGCTTCGATAAAAAGGCGTTTTGCGTTTTGTTTATCAAGCTTTAGTGCGCACTCTTCAAGCACGTTAAAATAAATTTCTTCAACATCATTTAACTCTTTTAAATGTTCATAAAATAGCCTGATAAACTGCTGCCATAAAAAAAGTTTATCACGATTTATAAGCCATCTATGCCCAAGGTGCATTGTGTTTACAAGGCGTGGTAAAAAAGTCATCGAGTGCTCTAACTCAAAATCAAGCTTGTAACCTTGCGTGATTTTAGAGTGCCTAGCTCCATAAAATCTGTATGATTTGACTAGCGAAGAGTTAGTTAAAATGTAGACAATGCAGTCTTCATCTTTTATTTTTTGAATTTGTAAAATATATCCTTGCATGGGTTGTATTGTATAAAAATTAGGATTTAAATACAATAAATTTAGCTAAATTTAATGCTTGCAAAGGCGCAAAAAGGCTAAATTTAGTAAGTCTAAGCAAAGATAAGGAAAATTTAGTTATAATCATATAATTTTTGTATAAGGTTGATATAATGAATTTTGGTGATATATTTTCAAAAATAAGAAGGAAGCAAGCCGATCCTAGCGAGGCACCAGCGCATTGGATTAAGTGTCCAAACTGCCACTCTTTGATGTATTATAAAGAGGTGGAGGCTTGTCATAATGTCTGCCCAAAATGCGGTCATCACATGAGATTAACAGCAGATCAAAGAATAGCGCTTTTAGCTGATGAGGGAAGTTTTGTTGAATTTGATAAAACTCTTGAGCCTGTTGATCCTTTAAAATTTGTCGATAAAAAATCATATAAAAAACGAGTTAGCGAAAGCGAAGCAAAGACAGGAAGACACAGCTCTGTTATAAGTGGCGAGGCTAAAATCAATGGCGTTGATGTAGAGCTTGTGGTTTTTGACTTTGCTTTTATGGGTGGAAGCTTAGGCTCAGTTGAGGGCGAAAAAATTGTAAGAGCGGTAAAACGCTGTATAGAAAAACGAAGAGCATTAGTCATAGTAAGCGCAAGTGGCGGCGCTAGAATGCAAGAAAGCACCTACTCTTTAATGCAGATGAGTAAAACTTCAGCTGCGGTTAAAAAACTAGCAGATGAAAAACTACCATTTATCTCAGTTTTAACAGATCCAACAATGGGCGGCGTGAGCGCTTCTTTTGCGTGGCTTGGCGATATTATCATGGCTGAACCGGGCGCTTTGATTGGGTTTGCTGGACAAAGAGTTATAAAGCAAACGATTGGAGCGGATTTACCAGAAGGTTTCCAACGCTCTGAGTTTTTACTAGAACATGGGCTGATAGATGCCATTGTTGCTAGACAAGATCATAAAAAATACATCAGCGATATGATAGAACTTCTTAGTAAAACTAAAAAAGATGAAAAAGCATTAGCTGCGT
It encodes:
- a CDS encoding 5'-methylthioadenosine/adenosylhomocysteine nucleosidase → MKVAILGAMPEEIAPLLERIETKEIDYANNKFYLANYKNHELIIAYSKIGKVNSTMSATIMREKFGAEVLLFTGVAGALKTGLKIGDVLFATKVVQHDLDISAFGHPFGFVPGSPVFVETDKRLNKIAVDVANELGINLTSGIIASGDQFVCDESRKEWILRTFDAAAVEMEGASVGQVCFALGMPFFIMRAISDEAGEKAEFDFDEFMVNSAKTSANFVLKMVDRL
- a CDS encoding thiamine-phosphate kinase, with product MDKESYIFNKFKNSLNGDDGAVVGKCVYSKDLFVEGVHFRREWMSLTQIATKSMLVNISDAIAMNAVPKYALLGVSLPKDISVGEIDELTNGFLKIAREYGVQIIGGDTISDEKIVISITIISKTKNPIYRKGASNGDLLAFTGNLGDVKKEFEILENGGKISNDSKFYIPNLKDKFFYKVAKFINAAMDISDGLSKDLSRLLKVNSLGFKPLLKLSKDELCSGEEYEILFAFKPKFKDKILKIACKTNTKITIFGQCVELDENTKFINKCKEHHF
- the fabD gene encoding ACP S-malonyltransferase, whose translation is MKYAFIFPGQGSQAVGMGKEIYENFVQAREILDRASDFCSIDFKKLLFEPNDNLAISEFTQPAIVLNSFMCYLALEESMALKADLTLGHSLGEFSALGVSGGLDLIDTIKLVNSRGKFMQAACEGKNASMMVILGLEDSKVEEICQNARENGAQVWAANYNCDGQIVVAGNKDDLAKLESTFKEAGAKRAMLLNMSVASHCPTLKDASENLVKELEPLIKDEFDPVVSNVIARAYTSKDEALQLLKAQLVKPVLYKQSIENIDSSVDCYVEFGAGVLKGMNKKITSKPTYSITDIKSLEEFMSFAKGEF
- a CDS encoding tetratricopeptide repeat protein, encoding MKKILLMVALIGATSFTFAEEVSVFEAGNIASDNPYGLTENEQVLLANKKRVDNIQATLKTHEEDIVGLRSVLEGSNSQISKLESRVSDLEIRTTGKVSKLADKSASTVTSEDIAGLKKDIQELKAQIAVINQKLGTQGVKKNENLVQKSDEKVVQAKKTTTKTQEKSSQTQTKKPAKKVVAFDDMKKEDIIQDAQDLFNKKEFSKAKVNYDYLASKNYKPAFTNFMLGEISYNQKSYSSAITSYQKSIKHKDDATYMPTLLSHTAISLEKIGDKSSADKFYSVLKSKYPNSAEAKAIKK
- the tolB gene encoding Tol-Pal system protein TolB, translated to MKKIFLIFSFCLALFADDATTTIVNQGVSLPKIVVQDASNLSDVNLQNQFFKLMVGDLKVGATFEVDSSYYQSSYDGDYTTNLASTPALIVRYEVSGSKNSSMSLKTKVLNATNGSVVYESKFDMQDGNKFPFLAHRVVAEIVKSLGYSDVDWMNKMILFSRYTSAKTSEILIADYTLTYQKSVVNGGLNIFPKWAGAAQEAFYYTTYINGNIPTIYKYNLSNGGKSQIFTGRGMTIASDVSLDGSKLLITDAPEEQADIFIYDMRSRSKTKVTNYPGIDVNGNFVDNDSRVVFVSDRLGYPNIFAQDIGSGNVEQMVFHGKNNNSISTNGSYIVYSSRESNGEFNIYMISTQTDYIRQLTAGGKNMFPRFSSDGGSIIYIKDSGYQSAVGIIRVNENRSFQFPLKIGKIQSLDW
- the bioA gene encoding adenosylmethionine--8-amino-7-oxononanoate transaminase, whose amino-acid sequence is MNSFFITATNTDVGKTFITCAILQAFLDAKFNAKAIKPVQTGCEICDGKLKAPDVKEYERINPKNDYEPLFALKFPASPHFSANLENVEIKMSAILRYIENHAKNADITLVEGAGGLFVPLNESENFIDVISASQIPAILVAKNELGCLNHILLSIEALQNRGVKIPLLVLNFHDENDEICLSNLDFLRAKFKGEIVCVPNQKDASIKTAAAKFSTFVKTQSKLLKEQIFKNDNLEFDKKHLWHPYTSALHPLKTHEVIYAKGAKIYTKSGELIDGMSSWWCEIHGYNNDELNAAATAQIHKFSHVMFGGLTHEMAINLGKKLLEIMPEFNQIFYSDSGSVSVEVALKMALQYQQNKNKEKNQILTVLGGYHGDTFGAMSVCDPQNGMHFLFNGVLAKQIFAPKPKCAFNKDFDPHSLDEISQIFQQNQNKIAALIIEPIVQGAGGMWFYHPKYLRGLRKLCDKFGALLIFDEIATGFGRTGEMFAYQHAGISPDIITIGKALTGGFMSFAATLTTKEVAHGISQNGGVFMHGPTFMANPLACAVSLKSIEILMRSNWRENVAKIEQILKQELAKCAKFSVVRDVRVLGAIGVVELKEDVNVQSLQEFFVLRGVWIRPFGKNIYLMPPFIISKDELVKLTDAVCVAIKEDKFRG
- a CDS encoding TonB C-terminal domain-containing protein — encoded protein: MQTKKVGVNFPELSSLLVAIIIYIFAISALLYTATKSELASVKYTKDKDAYMDIYLQDIDDSPTPIAPQKADTKEKNIDKKAEKPDEEEKLKTTNKKVEEAPKKTEKAKSEDKAKEEKTTLSPLAQKQVDENKTSKKEPEKVVKKEDSLSDLFASIDQDAIKKNEEAVQSRKKSDKVTTGATKKNTSTQNATTKGDEARGKSQRTGVYNKFIGEVDSTLTNIWSTYRALPNQDATVEITIDKNGKLSYTITQLSFSTEFNQKFRDFLSRVERIQFPSPPDGKPYIHRYKMKDLINN
- a CDS encoding tRNA 2-thiocytidine biosynthesis TtcA family protein: MIELSKKLLRVVGQTNAKYSMFEAGDKILLGLSGGKDSMVLAHLLKHFSRVSPLDWEFQTATLSYGIGEDFSAVSAHLKEHKIPHHVINSRIFEYGKEKIRENTTFCSFCSRMRRGYLYSYAIENGFNKIAIAHHFDDAAESFFMNLTYNGALRTLAPKYTAENGLVLIRPLILARERQLRDCAIKNELPIMNEEDSCPAKQYGNKEPRARAETKELLAKFEKENPKFFISLKSAFENIHTDTFFNC
- a CDS encoding FKBP-type peptidyl-prolyl cis-trans isomerase; translation: MANNRVITMFYELKDANSGELLETNWDKEPISFVTGLGQILQKLEDDVVNLENNDEKTIKIEAKEGIGEYNNEAVQSLPKEQFAGIELVEGMELFGQGEDGSTARVIVKAIGDEEVMIDFNHPYAGKDLEFKVKIVENREADADEAASGVVAGAASCACGNGGGHHHGEEGGCCGGHGHHSDEDECCGGEHHGQNGGCCGKHKA
- a CDS encoding OmpA family protein — its product is MKHIVLTSVAVVALFVAGCSKKTPEVDMSQTQMTDAEKLAQLASQIQNDVQNVYFDFDKYNVKADQKPVVNSNAALFNQAGAEALNVKVEGNCDEWGTDEYNYALGLKRAKAVKDALVSEGINADRVSVVSYGESNPVCTDKTKSCDAQNRRDEFKVSF